A stretch of the Pseudomonadota bacterium genome encodes the following:
- a CDS encoding thymidylate synthase has protein sequence MRAYLKLLQDLVARGRGRENRTGMRARGLFGYQMRFDLRAGFPVLTTKKLHLRSIVHELLWFLQGDTHVRYLQQHGVTIWDEWATPEMCAKFGRPEGELGPVYGHQWRNFGAGKTAEGGYRNDGFDQIAHVVDELRENPWSRRLVVTGWNPAEAQQVELPPCHTLFQLYAQDGELSCHLYQRSADAFLGVPFNIASYALLTSMIAQVCGLGPGELIHSFGDVHLYENHVEQANRQLGREPRPLPTLWLRPDVRDLFAFRHEDIRLEGYDPHPAIKAEVAV, from the coding sequence GTGAGAGCGTACCTGAAGCTTCTGCAAGACCTTGTGGCACGCGGTCGGGGGCGTGAGAACCGGACCGGCATGCGTGCGCGCGGCCTGTTCGGTTACCAGATGCGGTTCGATCTGCGCGCGGGTTTCCCCGTGCTGACCACCAAGAAGCTGCACCTGCGTTCCATCGTCCACGAGCTGTTGTGGTTTCTTCAGGGCGATACGCACGTGCGCTACCTGCAGCAGCACGGGGTGACGATTTGGGACGAATGGGCCACGCCCGAGATGTGCGCCAAGTTCGGGCGGCCCGAAGGAGAGCTCGGGCCCGTTTACGGCCATCAATGGCGCAACTTCGGTGCCGGCAAGACGGCCGAGGGTGGCTATCGCAACGACGGCTTCGATCAAATCGCCCATGTGGTCGACGAGCTGCGCGAAAACCCATGGAGTCGTCGCCTGGTAGTGACCGGCTGGAACCCTGCCGAAGCGCAGCAAGTCGAGCTGCCACCTTGCCACACGCTGTTTCAGCTATACGCGCAGGACGGTGAGCTGAGCTGCCACCTGTATCAGCGCAGCGCCGATGCGTTCCTGGGGGTGCCGTTCAACATCGCCAGCTACGCGTTGCTCACCAGCATGATCGCCCAAGTATGCGGGCTTGGACCAGGCGAGCTGATTCACAGCTTCGGCGACGTGCATTTGTACGAAAACCATGTCGAGCAGGCGAACCGGCAGCTCGGGCGCGAGCCGCGCCCGCTGCCGACGTTGTGGCTGCGACCCGACGTGCGCGATCTATTCGCGTTTCGTCACGAGGACATTCGCCTCGAGGGCTACGATCCGCATCCAGCGATCAAGGCCGAGGTGGCGGTGTGA
- a CDS encoding dihydrofolate reductase: protein MSAACAPLALVVARAAGGVIGHAGRVPWHRSEDLRHFRRVTLGHAIIMGRKTYESIGKPLDKRLNIVVTRKSDLELGGCEVCGSLEQAIALARRSDDEPRIIGGGQIYREALPLATRIYLTEVTAQVAGDTFFELAEGDWVEQDRHESGDLVFRTLVRRA, encoded by the coding sequence GTGAGCGCAGCGTGCGCACCGCTGGCGCTGGTTGTGGCTCGCGCCGCGGGCGGTGTGATCGGCCACGCGGGCCGGGTGCCCTGGCATCGCTCCGAAGACCTGAGGCATTTCCGCCGAGTGACGCTGGGACACGCCATCATCATGGGGCGCAAGACCTACGAGTCGATAGGCAAGCCCCTCGATAAGCGTCTCAACATCGTGGTGACCCGCAAGAGCGACCTCGAGCTCGGCGGCTGCGAGGTGTGCGGCTCGCTCGAGCAGGCTATCGCGCTCGCGCGGCGCAGCGACGACGAGCCGCGCATCATCGGTGGCGGACAGATCTACCGTGAAGCCCTGCCGCTGGCCACACGGATCTACCTGACCGAAGTGACGGCCCAGGTCGCAGGGGACACGTTCTTCGAGCTGGCCGAGGGCGATTGGGTCGAACAAGACCGCCACGAGAGCGGCGATCTCGTGTTTCGCACGCTGGTGCGGCGAGCGTGA